A portion of the Scleropages formosus chromosome 15, fSclFor1.1, whole genome shotgun sequence genome contains these proteins:
- the si:dkeyp-72h1.1 gene encoding protein LBH — protein sequence MTEVMNTCEPPMEDFSAAGGPEEQAITFQIFPDSHDRYPKLSKRLPSIVVEPTESGEVESGELRWPPDDMTPVEGAGETAATCCDQTKPPAHCQTAEELDVAGEDSLEMSGVMGGDSN from the exons ATGACAGAGGTGATGAATACCTGTGAGCCCCCCATGGAAGACTTCAGTGCTGCCGGTGGTCCTGAAGAGCAGGCCATCACCTTCCAG ATCTTCCCCGACTCCCATGACCGGTACCCCAAGTTGTCAAAACGGCTGCCTTCCATCGTGGTGGAGCCCACAGAAAGCGGGGAGGTGGAGAGTGGGGAGCTCCGCTGGCCTCCGGATGATATGACCCCTGTCGAGGGAGCTGGGGAGACTGCAGCCACCTGCTGTGACCAGACCAAGCCACCTGCACACTGTCAGACAGCAG AGGAGCTGGATGTTGCTGGTGAAGACAGCCTGGAGATGAGCGGGGTCATGGGTGGAGACTCCAACTGA